A window from Pseudomonas campi encodes these proteins:
- the rlmKL gene encoding bifunctional 23S rRNA (guanine(2069)-N(7))-methyltransferase RlmK/23S rRNA (guanine(2445)-N(2))-methyltransferase RlmL, with the protein MSDRYELILTCPKSLESLLAEEAADLGLEEVREQTAAVRGFAGLETAYRLCLWSRLANRVLLVLRRFPVVDAESMYQDVLAVDWAEHMEPSGTLAVEFSGNGSGIDNTHFGALKVKDAIVDKLRTADGTRPSIDKINPHLRIHLRLDRGEAVLSLDLSGHSLHQRGYRLQQGAAPLKENLAAAVLIRSGWPRIAAAGGALADPMCGVGTFLVEAAMIAADQAPNLRREQWGFSYWLGHVPALWKKLHAEAEERAAIGLRKPPLWIRGYEADPRLIQPARNNIERAGLSDWVKVYQGELATFEPRPDQNQTGLVVSNPPYGERLGDEASLLYLYQHLGERLRQSCLNWEAAVFTGAPELGKRMGLRSHKQYAFWNGALPCKLLLFKILPEQFVTGERRSSRANEAGDSDEQQPLVAQANQAARLSEGGQMFANRLQKNLKTLGKWARKADIQCYRLYDADMPEYALAIDLYQDWVHVQEYAPPRSIDPEKAQTRLLDALAAIPVALGVPQDRVVIKRRERQSGTKQYERQATQGQFMEVNEGGIKLLVNLTDYLDTGLFLDHRPLRLRIQKEAAGKRFLNLFCYTATASVHAAKGGARSTTSVDLSKTYLDWARRNLSLNGFSDKQKLEQGDVMAWLAADRGEYELIFIDPPTFSNSKRMEGVFDVQRDHVQLLDLAMNRLAPGGVLYFSNNFRKFQLDEGLAARYSVEEISASTIDQDFARNPKIHRAWKLMAR; encoded by the coding sequence ATGTCGGACCGTTACGAACTGATCCTTACCTGCCCCAAGAGCCTGGAAAGCCTGTTGGCCGAAGAAGCCGCAGACCTGGGCCTGGAAGAGGTGCGTGAGCAGACCGCGGCTGTACGCGGTTTCGCCGGGCTGGAAACGGCTTACCGCCTGTGCCTCTGGTCGCGCCTGGCCAACCGGGTGCTGCTGGTGCTGCGGCGTTTCCCGGTAGTGGATGCCGAGTCCATGTACCAGGACGTGCTGGCCGTGGACTGGGCCGAGCATATGGAGCCTTCCGGCACCCTGGCCGTGGAGTTCAGCGGCAATGGCTCGGGCATCGACAACACCCACTTCGGCGCGCTGAAGGTCAAGGATGCGATCGTCGACAAGCTGCGTACCGCCGATGGTACGCGACCGTCGATCGACAAGATCAACCCGCACCTGCGCATTCATCTGCGCCTGGACCGTGGCGAAGCGGTGCTGTCGCTGGACCTGTCCGGGCACAGCCTGCACCAGCGCGGTTATCGCCTGCAGCAGGGCGCCGCGCCGCTCAAGGAAAACCTGGCCGCGGCGGTGCTGATCCGTTCCGGCTGGCCGCGCATTGCCGCTGCCGGCGGCGCCCTGGCCGACCCCATGTGCGGCGTCGGCACCTTTCTGGTCGAGGCGGCGATGATCGCTGCCGATCAGGCGCCCAACCTGCGCCGCGAGCAGTGGGGTTTCAGTTACTGGCTGGGCCATGTGCCGGCGCTGTGGAAGAAACTGCATGCCGAGGCCGAGGAGCGTGCGGCCATCGGTCTGCGCAAGCCGCCGCTGTGGATTCGCGGCTACGAGGCCGATCCGCGACTGATCCAGCCGGCGCGCAACAACATCGAACGGGCCGGCCTGAGCGACTGGGTCAAGGTCTACCAGGGCGAACTGGCCACCTTCGAGCCGCGCCCAGACCAGAACCAGACCGGCCTGGTGGTCAGCAACCCGCCTTATGGTGAGCGCCTGGGCGACGAGGCGAGCCTGCTCTATCTCTACCAGCACCTCGGCGAGCGTCTGCGCCAGAGCTGCCTGAACTGGGAAGCGGCGGTGTTCACCGGCGCGCCCGAGCTGGGCAAGCGCATGGGCCTGCGCAGCCACAAGCAGTACGCTTTCTGGAACGGCGCACTGCCGTGCAAGCTGCTGCTGTTCAAGATCTTGCCGGAGCAGTTCGTGACCGGTGAGCGTCGCTCCAGTCGTGCCAATGAGGCCGGCGACAGCGACGAGCAGCAGCCGCTGGTGGCCCAGGCCAACCAGGCGGCGCGCCTGTCGGAAGGCGGGCAGATGTTCGCCAACCGCCTGCAGAAAAACCTCAAGACCCTCGGCAAGTGGGCGCGCAAGGCGGATATCCAGTGCTATCGCCTGTATGACGCCGACATGCCCGAGTACGCCCTGGCCATCGACCTGTACCAGGATTGGGTGCATGTGCAGGAATATGCACCGCCGCGCTCAATCGACCCGGAAAAGGCCCAGACCCGCCTGCTCGATGCCCTGGCGGCGATTCCCGTGGCCCTCGGCGTGCCGCAGGACCGGGTGGTTATCAAGCGCCGCGAACGCCAGAGCGGCACCAAACAGTACGAGCGCCAGGCGACCCAGGGCCAGTTCATGGAGGTGAACGAAGGCGGCATCAAGCTGCTGGTCAACCTCACCGATTACCTGGATACCGGCCTGTTCCTCGACCACCGTCCGCTGCGCCTGCGCATCCAGAAGGAAGCGGCCGGCAAGCGCTTCCTCAACCTGTTCTGCTACACCGCCACGGCCAGCGTGCACGCGGCCAAGGGTGGTGCGCGCAGCACCACCAGCGTCGACCTGTCGAAAACCTACCTCGACTGGGCGCGGCGCAACCTCAGCCTGAACGGTTTCTCCGACAAGCAGAAGCTGGAGCAGGGCGACGTGATGGCCTGGCTGGCGGCCGATCGCGGTGAATACGAGCTGATCTTCATCGACCCGCCGACCTTCTCCAACTCCAAGCGCATGGAAGGGGTGTTCGACGTGCAGCGTGATCACGTGCAACTGCTCGACCTGGCCATGAACCGTTTGGCGCCGGGCGGCGTGCTGTATTTCTCCAACAACTTCCGCAAGTTCCAGCTCGATGAAGGACTGGCAGCGCGTTACTCCGTCGAGGAGATCAGTGCCAGTACGATCGACCAGGATTTCGCGCGCAACCCGAAAATTCACCGTGCCTGGAAGCTAATGGCACGCTAG
- a CDS encoding alpha/beta hydrolase — translation MTGSVELAAPTGRRQCWLAPLLRGMTWLLFRSFFQPRLSAQVQRRLLRLFTRITPVSPGVRIEPGELAGVSCEWLRPAQDNGWVLLYLHGGAFIVGAPQTHRSLTSYLARHGNLAVCALDYRLAPEQPFPAARDDALAAYRALLAQGQPAERIVIAGDSAGGNLCLVTALHLRELGLPLPAALVCFSPLTDVSGATLHQPAAGDPLLDEAWLEQGIGAYCPAGMDRRDPAVSPLYADLQGLPPLLVQVGEDEILLRQSQLLAEHALAAGVDCELELYRRQWHVFQINCGLLPSADQALQRVLGFLRQRGCP, via the coding sequence ATGACCGGGTCCGTTGAACTGGCGGCACCAACCGGGCGGCGTCAGTGCTGGCTGGCGCCACTGTTGCGCGGCATGACCTGGCTGCTGTTCCGCAGCTTTTTCCAGCCGCGGCTGAGTGCTCAGGTCCAGCGCCGCCTGCTGCGCCTGTTTACCCGCATCACGCCGGTTTCCCCTGGCGTGCGTATCGAACCGGGCGAGCTGGCTGGCGTGTCTTGCGAGTGGTTGCGGCCGGCCCAGGACAACGGCTGGGTGCTGCTCTATCTGCATGGCGGTGCCTTTATCGTCGGCGCGCCGCAGACCCATCGCAGCCTCACCAGTTACCTGGCCCGGCACGGGAACCTGGCGGTCTGCGCCCTGGACTATCGCCTGGCGCCGGAGCAGCCGTTTCCGGCGGCGCGCGACGATGCGCTGGCGGCCTATCGCGCGTTGCTCGCCCAGGGCCAGCCGGCCGAGCGCATCGTCATTGCGGGCGATTCGGCTGGCGGCAACCTGTGCCTGGTCACCGCGCTGCATTTGCGCGAGCTGGGTCTGCCCTTGCCGGCAGCGCTGGTGTGTTTCTCCCCGCTAACCGATGTCAGCGGCGCCACCCTGCATCAGCCAGCCGCCGGCGATCCGCTGCTGGATGAGGCCTGGCTGGAGCAGGGGATAGGCGCTTACTGCCCGGCGGGCATGGATCGGCGTGATCCCGCCGTGTCGCCGCTCTATGCTGATCTGCAGGGTTTGCCGCCGTTGCTGGTGCAGGTCGGCGAGGACGAGATCCTCCTGCGCCAGAGCCAGCTGCTGGCCGAGCATGCGCTGGCGGCGGGGGTTGACTGCGAGCTTGAGCTGTATCGGCGCCAGTGGCATGTGTTCCAGATCAATTGCGGGCTGCTGCCCAGTGCCGATCAGGCTCTGCAGCGGGTGCTCGGCTTTCTTCGTCAGCGAGGTTGCCCATGA
- a CDS encoding CHASE domain-containing protein — MQDDFAARAHELDGIRRFFVNADQVTHSEFSGYVGDLPQHAFSYTWVPRVTDSQRQAFETGAVALGVPDLQIRDLVSRGVLKVAGRRAEYFPILFIDSVHLKAEQVLGLDVAALPERLNTLQRAGQGGNMAASGVLRFLATSVAEDGLVLAAPVYRGAMPEDPAQRCVAMYWPPSVSSNC, encoded by the coding sequence ATGCAGGACGACTTTGCTGCGCGCGCGCATGAGCTCGATGGCATTCGGCGCTTCTTCGTCAATGCCGATCAGGTGACCCATAGCGAATTCAGCGGTTATGTCGGTGATCTGCCGCAGCACGCCTTCTCCTACACCTGGGTGCCTCGGGTCACTGACTCACAGCGGCAGGCGTTCGAGACCGGCGCAGTGGCGCTGGGCGTGCCTGACTTGCAGATCCGTGACCTGGTCAGCCGCGGGGTTTTAAAGGTGGCTGGGCGACGTGCCGAGTACTTCCCTATCCTGTTCATTGACTCCGTGCACTTGAAGGCTGAGCAGGTTCTGGGCCTGGATGTCGCCGCATTACCCGAACGGCTGAATACCCTCCAGCGGGCCGGCCAGGGCGGCAACATGGCGGCCTCTGGGGTTCTCCGCTTTCTTGCCACGTCTGTTGCCGAAGATGGTCTGGTTCTGGCCGCACCGGTCTATCGTGGCGCCATGCCGGAGGATCCGGCGCAGCGCTGCGTGGCTATGTACTGGCCTCCTTCAGTCTCCAGCAACTGCTGA
- a CDS encoding DUF2835 domain-containing protein, which yields MPSLVLDIALSAERFRAVYQGRANRVLLFSRDGRKVSLPAHHLRPFLRHNGIYGVFELEFSVAGELLELRQLQ from the coding sequence ATGCCCAGCCTCGTGCTGGATATCGCCCTGTCTGCAGAGCGTTTTCGCGCCGTTTATCAGGGGCGCGCCAACCGAGTGTTATTGTTCAGTCGCGATGGTCGCAAGGTTAGCTTGCCGGCCCATCATTTGCGGCCTTTCCTGCGCCACAACGGTATCTATGGGGTGTTCGAGCTCGAATTCAGCGTGGCTGGCGAGCTACTGGAGCTGCGCCAACTGCAATAA
- a CDS encoding YggL family protein: MATNRSRRLRKKLCVDEFQELGCELTLSFRDGLSDAEMDSFVEAFLRDAVESNGLGYVGGDDYGFVCLAERGSVSAEQRDKLEAWLKGRSDLTGFTLSPLMDVWYPENSVNPA; the protein is encoded by the coding sequence ATGGCCACTAACCGTTCCCGTCGTCTGCGCAAGAAACTCTGCGTCGATGAATTCCAGGAGCTGGGCTGCGAGCTGACCCTGAGCTTCCGCGACGGCCTGTCCGACGCCGAGATGGACAGCTTCGTCGAAGCCTTCCTGCGTGATGCCGTCGAAAGCAACGGCCTGGGTTATGTCGGTGGCGATGACTACGGTTTCGTCTGCCTGGCCGAACGCGGCTCGGTCAGCGCCGAGCAGCGTGACAAGCTGGAAGCCTGGCTGAAAGGCCGTAGCGACCTGACCGGCTTCACCCTGAGCCCGCTGATGGACGTGTGGTACCCGGAAAATTCGGTCAACCCGGCCTGA
- the rmf gene encoding ribosome modulation factor — MRRLKRDPMERAFLRGYQHGIHGKSRDMCPFTHPTTRQAWINGWREGRGDNWDGLTGTAGIHRLNELHAVG; from the coding sequence ATGAGAAGACTTAAGCGTGATCCGATGGAACGAGCTTTCCTGCGCGGCTATCAGCACGGCATTCATGGCAAATCCCGCGACATGTGTCCTTTCACCCACCCCACCACACGTCAAGCCTGGATCAACGGCTGGCGCGAAGGTCGCGGCGACAACTGGGACGGATTGACCGGCACCGCTGGCATCCACCGACTCAACGAACTGCACGCCGTCGGCTGA
- the dacB gene encoding D-alanyl-D-alanine carboxypeptidase/D-alanyl-D-alanine-endopeptidase, with product MIKSLRSLLLVSALLPLALPTFAATSTVLPPKVQKAMKANKLGNNSLSLVAIPLNGPGTSIVHNADVSVNPASTMKLVTTYAALELLGPTHQWQTEFYTDGPLKGGVLNGNLYLKGGGDPKLNMEKLWLLMRDLRANGVQQVTGDLILDRSHFVHPQLPSFNDDGGDKNKPFLVGPDSLLVNLKAVRLITRTSGGKVSVMMEPPLTNVRIDNQVKALPASKCPGWPDVRFNPVTQYDGTTLIVSGKLAEGCSAQSYLALLDHPAYAAGAVRAIWQELGGSILGKDQVANVPKSARLLARAYSPDLVEIIRDINKYSNNTMAQQLFLSLGAKFRDRVDTDDAKAAQRVIRNWLARKGITAPHLVIENGSGLSRAERVSAREMAAMLQAAWQSPYAAEFIASMPLVGMDGTMRKRLKRTGMEGLAHIKTGTLNNVRAIAGYTRDAKGTTWAVVAILNDPRPWGASAVLDQALLDIYGR from the coding sequence ATGATCAAATCACTGCGTTCCCTGCTTCTCGTCAGCGCTCTGCTGCCACTCGCCCTACCCACCTTCGCCGCCACCAGCACAGTGCTGCCGCCCAAGGTGCAAAAAGCCATGAAAGCCAACAAGCTGGGCAACAACAGCCTGTCGCTGGTGGCCATTCCGCTCAACGGCCCCGGCACCAGCATCGTCCACAATGCCGATGTCTCGGTGAATCCGGCCTCGACCATGAAACTGGTCACCACCTACGCCGCCCTGGAACTGCTCGGCCCCACCCACCAGTGGCAGACCGAGTTCTACACCGACGGCCCGCTGAAAGGTGGCGTGCTCAACGGCAACCTCTACCTCAAGGGTGGCGGTGATCCCAAGCTGAACATGGAAAAACTCTGGCTGCTGATGCGCGACCTGCGCGCCAATGGCGTGCAACAGGTCACCGGTGACCTGATCCTCGACCGCAGCCACTTTGTTCACCCGCAGCTGCCCAGCTTCAACGACGACGGTGGCGACAAGAACAAGCCATTCCTGGTCGGGCCGGACTCCCTGCTGGTCAACCTCAAGGCCGTGCGCCTGATCACCCGCACCTCCGGCGGCAAGGTCAGCGTGATGATGGAGCCGCCGTTGACCAACGTGCGCATCGACAACCAGGTCAAGGCCTTGCCGGCCAGCAAGTGCCCCGGCTGGCCGGATGTGCGCTTCAACCCGGTGACCCAGTACGACGGCACCACGCTGATCGTCAGTGGCAAGCTGGCCGAAGGTTGCAGCGCGCAGAGCTATCTGGCCCTGCTCGATCACCCCGCCTACGCCGCCGGCGCCGTGCGGGCCATCTGGCAGGAGCTCGGTGGCAGCATCCTCGGCAAGGACCAGGTCGCCAATGTGCCCAAGAGCGCCCGCCTGCTGGCCCGCGCCTATTCGCCAGACCTGGTGGAGATCATTCGCGACATCAACAAGTACAGCAACAACACCATGGCCCAGCAGCTGTTCCTCAGCCTGGGCGCGAAGTTTCGTGATCGCGTCGATACCGACGATGCCAAGGCCGCCCAGCGGGTCATCCGCAACTGGCTGGCGCGCAAGGGCATTACCGCGCCGCACCTGGTGATCGAGAATGGCTCCGGCCTGTCGCGCGCCGAACGGGTCAGTGCGCGGGAGATGGCCGCCATGCTGCAAGCTGCCTGGCAAAGCCCCTATGCCGCCGAGTTCATTGCCTCGATGCCCCTGGTCGGCATGGATGGCACCATGCGCAAACGCCTAAAGCGCACCGGCATGGAAGGTCTGGCTCATATCAAGACCGGCACCCTGAACAACGTACGCGCCATCGCCGGCTATACCCGCGACGCCAAGGGCACCACCTGGGCCGTGGTGGCGATTCTCAATGACCCTCGCCCCTGGGGCGCTTCAGCGGTGCTCGACCAGGCGCTGCTGGATATCTATGGTCGCTGA
- a CDS encoding diguanylate cyclase has product MLHTRELQLADRRYTLSIRPSEVFLQANTTLGGLAIVLTSGMLLTLLLAALLFSLASQRQRAQLLVREKTAALRQRESELAQVNSQLRGVLDSATQVSIIATDLDGIIQTFNVGAERMLGYRAEDMIGQTTPERIHLAAEVQQRSRDISLKLGRPVSGFEVFVAEASGQQGHVEREWTYVRQDGSQLVVNLIVTGVRDADAQLVGYLGIAIDITEARHSREALEARDELLEKLTANVPGAIYQYQLNTDGTSCFPYASLGLRALYEIEPESLRQNGEGVFQRIHPEDLDGVKRSVLTSAEQLTPWREEYRVLLPRQGLRWLRGEASPERLSDGRVLWHGYLTDVTGPKLVEQELRTLSITDTLTGAYNRRYFQERLEMEISRAKRQSAQGPAVVMLDIDHFKLINDRFGHDTGDRVLKAVCERIRQRLRNIDVFCRLGGEEFIVLAPATSEDQALILAEALWQILRNEPVDGVGIVTASFGVTAWRIGESSAALLSRVDAAVYKAKAAGRDRLQVMP; this is encoded by the coding sequence TTGCTGCACACCCGTGAGCTGCAACTGGCGGATCGCCGCTACACCCTGAGTATCCGCCCGAGCGAGGTTTTCCTGCAGGCCAATACCACCCTCGGTGGCCTGGCCATCGTGCTGACTTCCGGGATGTTGCTGACCCTGCTGCTGGCTGCGTTGTTGTTCAGCCTGGCCAGCCAGCGCCAGCGCGCCCAACTGCTGGTGCGTGAGAAGACGGCAGCATTGCGTCAGCGCGAAAGCGAGCTGGCGCAAGTAAACAGCCAGTTGCGTGGTGTACTGGATTCGGCCACCCAGGTTTCCATCATCGCGACCGACCTGGACGGCATCATCCAGACCTTCAATGTCGGCGCCGAACGTATGCTCGGCTACCGCGCCGAGGACATGATCGGCCAGACTACCCCGGAGCGCATCCACCTGGCAGCAGAAGTGCAGCAGCGTTCCCGGGATATCAGCTTGAAGCTCGGGCGGCCCGTTTCCGGTTTCGAAGTGTTTGTCGCCGAAGCATCTGGCCAGCAGGGCCATGTGGAACGTGAATGGACCTATGTGCGCCAGGATGGTAGCCAGCTGGTGGTCAATCTGATCGTCACCGGAGTGCGCGATGCCGATGCACAACTGGTGGGCTATCTCGGTATTGCCATCGACATCACCGAGGCGCGACATAGCCGCGAGGCACTTGAGGCGCGTGATGAGTTGCTGGAAAAGCTGACTGCCAACGTGCCGGGAGCCATTTACCAGTACCAGCTCAACACCGATGGTACGTCCTGTTTTCCCTATGCCAGCCTGGGCCTGCGTGCGCTTTATGAGATCGAGCCGGAAAGCCTGCGGCAGAACGGCGAGGGGGTCTTCCAGCGCATTCACCCGGAGGATCTCGATGGGGTCAAGCGCAGTGTGCTGACCTCGGCGGAGCAATTGACTCCCTGGCGCGAGGAGTACCGTGTGCTGTTGCCGCGTCAGGGCTTGCGCTGGTTGCGTGGCGAGGCTTCACCTGAGCGCTTGAGTGATGGCCGCGTTCTCTGGCATGGCTACCTGACCGATGTTACCGGGCCGAAACTGGTAGAGCAGGAGCTGCGTACCCTGTCGATCACCGACACCCTGACTGGGGCCTACAACCGGCGCTATTTTCAGGAGCGCCTGGAAATGGAGATTTCCCGGGCTAAACGACAGTCCGCTCAGGGGCCTGCCGTGGTGATGCTGGACATTGATCACTTCAAGTTGATCAATGACCGTTTCGGTCATGACACCGGCGACCGGGTATTGAAGGCGGTGTGTGAACGCATCCGCCAGCGCCTGCGCAACATCGATGTGTTCTGTCGCCTGGGTGGCGAAGAGTTCATCGTGCTGGCGCCAGCTACCAGTGAGGATCAGGCGCTGATTCTGGCTGAGGCACTGTGGCAGATACTGCGCAATGAGCCAGTGGATGGAGTCGGCATCGTCACGGCCAGCTTCGGCGTAACAGCCTGGCGCATTGGCGAAAGCAGTGCGGCCCTGCTGAGTCGTGTGGATGCTGCGGTGTACAAGGCCAAGGCGGCCGGGCGCGACCGTTTGCAGGTCATGCCCTAG
- a CDS encoding quinone-dependent dihydroorotate dehydrogenase — protein sequence MYDLARALLFKLSPETSHELSIDLIGAGGRIGLNGLLSKAPASLPVRVMGLDFANPVGLAAGLDKNGDAIDGFAQLGFGFVEIGTVTPRPQPGNPKPRLFRLPQATAIINRMGFNNQGVDHLLARVQAAKYKGVLGINIGKNFDTPVERAVDDYLICLDKVYAHASYVTVNVSSPNTPGLRSLQFGDSLKQLLEALRQRQEDLAAQHGKRVPLAIKIAPDMTDEETVQVALALVETGMDAVIATNTTLGREGVEGLPCGDEAGGLSGAPVREKSTHTVKVLAGELKGRLPIIAVGGITEGAHAAEKIAAGASLVQIYSGFIYKGPALIREAVDAIAALPRGNA from the coding sequence ATGTATGACCTGGCCCGCGCGCTGCTGTTCAAACTGTCCCCGGAAACTTCCCACGAACTGTCCATCGACCTGATCGGTGCAGGCGGTCGCATAGGCCTCAATGGCCTGCTGAGCAAGGCTCCGGCGAGCCTGCCAGTGCGGGTCATGGGCCTCGATTTCGCAAATCCGGTCGGCCTGGCAGCTGGCCTGGACAAGAATGGCGATGCTATCGATGGCTTTGCCCAGCTCGGTTTTGGTTTCGTCGAGATCGGTACCGTAACGCCCCGCCCGCAGCCGGGCAACCCCAAGCCGCGTCTGTTCCGTCTGCCGCAGGCCACAGCGATCATCAATCGCATGGGCTTCAACAACCAGGGTGTCGATCATCTGCTGGCCCGGGTGCAGGCGGCGAAGTACAAGGGCGTGCTGGGTATCAATATCGGCAAGAACTTCGATACTCCGGTCGAGCGGGCGGTGGACGACTACCTGATCTGCCTGGACAAGGTCTACGCCCACGCCAGCTACGTCACCGTCAATGTCAGTTCGCCGAACACGCCTGGGCTGCGCAGCCTGCAGTTCGGCGACTCTCTCAAGCAATTGCTCGAAGCCCTGCGTCAGCGCCAGGAAGACCTGGCCGCGCAGCACGGCAAACGTGTACCGCTGGCGATCAAGATCGCCCCGGACATGACCGACGAGGAAACCGTGCAGGTCGCCCTGGCGCTGGTGGAAACCGGCATGGATGCGGTGATCGCCACCAACACCACGCTCGGCCGCGAAGGCGTCGAAGGCCTGCCATGCGGTGACGAAGCCGGTGGCCTGTCCGGCGCGCCGGTGCGCGAGAAGAGCACACACACGGTCAAGGTGCTGGCTGGTGAGCTCAAGGGCCGCCTGCCGATTATCGCCGTGGGTGGCATCACCGAAGGCGCGCACGCGGCTGAGAAGATCGCCGCCGGGGCCAGCCTGGTGCAGATCTATTCGGGCTTCATCTACAAGGGGCCGGCGCTGATTCGTGAGGCGGTGGATGCCATCGCCGCATTGCCGAGAGGGAATGCCTGA
- a CDS encoding DUF6685 family protein produces MSLSESTTNLASRLTALAQRLGLSGRVARMVFERSRTLQLPFQPLPATADSIWWLAGPPLHRLVNLPRDALSGPVQEDKAEARAVLMRVVEQEQLSFADFDLRRIDGLCSPPPEIGGMFSTFEEFAATQTCRSVRIISYKDFLKTISTALPRFLAGEPIELCQASWYGERLFWASEQYGESFACAIAYARLRGLEVNLPAQLTRYRISQYGLAELKQHYHVLAMPVQAWSDPSFMGLLLDNQLPYARLSLLRNPGAPEFLLLPKASAEANALGEGLRLSGAPDVIAHLEQLHKRTGG; encoded by the coding sequence ATGAGTCTGTCCGAATCCACCACCAACCTGGCATCCCGGCTTACCGCCCTGGCTCAGCGCCTGGGTCTGAGCGGACGCGTAGCCCGCATGGTATTCGAGCGCTCGCGCACCCTGCAGCTGCCCTTCCAGCCCCTGCCGGCCACAGCGGACAGCATCTGGTGGCTGGCCGGCCCGCCGCTGCACCGCCTGGTCAACCTGCCGCGCGACGCCCTCTCCGGCCCGGTCCAGGAAGACAAGGCCGAAGCCCGCGCCGTACTGATGCGCGTGGTCGAACAGGAGCAACTGAGCTTCGCCGATTTCGACCTGCGCCGCATCGACGGCCTGTGTAGCCCGCCGCCGGAAATTGGCGGGATGTTCAGTACCTTCGAAGAGTTTGCCGCGACCCAGACCTGCCGCAGCGTGCGCATCATCAGCTACAAGGACTTCCTCAAGACCATCAGCACCGCGCTGCCACGCTTTCTCGCGGGCGAACCGATCGAGCTGTGCCAGGCCAGCTGGTATGGCGAACGGTTGTTCTGGGCCTCGGAGCAATACGGCGAATCCTTCGCCTGTGCCATCGCCTATGCCCGCCTGCGCGGCCTGGAAGTAAATCTGCCGGCGCAACTGACACGCTACCGCATCAGCCAGTACGGCCTGGCCGAGCTGAAACAGCACTACCACGTGCTGGCCATGCCGGTGCAGGCCTGGAGTGACCCATCGTTCATGGGCCTGCTGCTGGACAACCAGCTGCCCTACGCGCGCCTGTCGCTGCTGCGCAACCCCGGCGCGCCGGAGTTCCTCCTGCTGCCCAAGGCCTCCGCCGAAGCCAATGCACTGGGCGAAGGCTTGCGCCTGTCCGGCGCCCCCGACGTGATTGCCCACCTGGAACAGCTGCACAAGCGCACAGGCGGCTAA
- a CDS encoding SDR family oxidoreductase produces the protein MNNILITGAASGIGAATARLFHSRGWKVGLLDINHSALAELAAELGGVWHAELDVADPGAVREALADFAALHGGQLRLLFNCAGLLRLGHFEEISLEEHARILQINVLGLLQMTHAAFPYLKATSGAQVINMGSASGLYGTPHMASYSASKFAVRGLTEALELEWQRHGIRVGDLMPPFVRTPMVDSQHFEPPALRRLGVKLRAEDIAAAVWLQAGQSQVHRPIHWLFKLMYWSGQVSPAWVNRLMMRRISRE, from the coding sequence ATGAACAATATCCTGATCACAGGCGCGGCTTCCGGTATCGGTGCGGCCACGGCGCGGCTGTTTCACTCGCGCGGCTGGAAAGTCGGCCTGCTGGATATCAATCACAGTGCCTTGGCTGAGCTTGCCGCCGAGCTGGGCGGGGTCTGGCATGCCGAGCTGGATGTGGCCGACCCCGGCGCCGTGCGCGAGGCCCTGGCCGATTTTGCCGCGCTGCATGGCGGTCAGCTGCGGCTGCTGTTCAATTGCGCTGGGCTGCTGCGTTTAGGCCACTTCGAAGAAATCAGCCTGGAGGAGCATGCGCGCATCCTGCAGATCAATGTGCTCGGCCTGCTGCAGATGACCCACGCGGCCTTTCCCTATCTGAAGGCGACCAGCGGGGCGCAGGTGATCAACATGGGCTCGGCCTCGGGGCTGTACGGCACGCCGCACATGGCCAGCTACTCGGCATCCAAGTTTGCCGTGCGCGGCCTGACCGAAGCCCTGGAGCTGGAGTGGCAGCGCCATGGCATTCGCGTTGGCGACCTGATGCCGCCGTTCGTGCGCACGCCGATGGTCGACAGCCAGCACTTCGAGCCGCCGGCGCTGCGCCGTCTCGGCGTCAAGTTGCGCGCCGAGGACATCGCCGCGGCCGTCTGGCTGCAGGCCGGGCAGTCGCAGGTACATCGGCCGATCCACTGGCTGTTCAAGCTGATGTACTGGAGCGGCCAGGTTTCACCGGCCTGGGTCAATCGCCTGATGATGCGCCGGATTAGCCGGGAATGA
- a CDS encoding ribonuclease E inhibitor RraB — protein sequence MSTVIQEDVSNNVLRRMKEGGFDFARVHPIEFYAIFPDEERARQVAGTFRGESLNAQVSVRDDGAWHLQVSKVMYATHAGIGDFEQDLESLVVPLGGVLDGWGVTQEVRASPR from the coding sequence ATGAGCACAGTCATTCAGGAAGATGTCAGCAACAATGTTCTGCGCCGTATGAAGGAAGGGGGGTTCGATTTCGCTCGGGTCCATCCCATCGAGTTCTACGCCATCTTTCCCGACGAGGAGCGGGCCCGGCAGGTGGCAGGTACGTTTCGTGGTGAGTCGTTGAATGCCCAGGTCAGTGTGCGCGATGACGGGGCTTGGCACCTGCAGGTGAGCAAGGTGATGTACGCCACCCATGCAGGCATTGGTGATTTCGAGCAAGACCTGGAGTCGCTGGTCGTACCGCTTGGCGGTGTGCTGGATGGCTGGGGCGTGACGCAGGAAGTCCGCGCCAGTCCGCGTTAG